In the Siphonobacter curvatus genome, one interval contains:
- a CDS encoding SDR family oxidoreductase, whose amino-acid sequence MDLNLHNKTALVCGSTQGLGWATAQELALLGANVILLARNEKTLQEKLSLLAKANDQHHSYLVADFTYPQQVQQAVRTALAEHSTIHILINNTGGPAGGSILEAKPESFLQGFNSHLICNQLLVQLLVPGMKEAGYGRIVNVISTSVKAPLAGLGVSNTIRGAVASWSKTLATELGPWGITVNNVLPGYTDTSRLTSLAESRAQKEGKTAEEVKQEMAQGVPLRRIGKPEEFGAAAAFLCTPAAAYINGINLPVDGGRLDCL is encoded by the coding sequence ATGGATTTAAATCTTCATAACAAAACCGCTTTGGTTTGTGGCAGTACCCAGGGACTCGGATGGGCCACTGCTCAGGAATTGGCTTTACTAGGAGCTAACGTTATCTTATTAGCTCGTAACGAAAAAACGCTCCAGGAAAAGCTTTCGCTGTTAGCGAAAGCGAACGATCAGCATCATTCGTATCTCGTTGCTGATTTTACGTACCCCCAACAGGTTCAGCAAGCCGTGCGTACAGCCTTAGCTGAACATTCCACGATTCACATTTTAATTAATAATACCGGCGGCCCAGCGGGAGGATCTATCCTAGAGGCTAAGCCAGAATCCTTTTTGCAGGGATTTAATAGCCATCTTATTTGTAATCAGCTACTGGTTCAATTACTGGTGCCCGGTATGAAAGAGGCTGGGTATGGCCGTATTGTCAATGTCATTTCTACTTCTGTGAAAGCTCCGCTAGCGGGCTTGGGCGTTTCGAATACTATTCGGGGAGCCGTTGCTAGTTGGTCTAAAACCTTAGCTACCGAATTAGGTCCTTGGGGTATTACGGTTAACAATGTCTTACCCGGTTATACCGACACCAGTCGTTTGACTTCGCTAGCCGAAAGTCGGGCTCAGAAAGAAGGCAAAACCGCTGAAGAAGTTAAGCAGGAAATGGCTCAGGGCGTACCGCTCCGCCGCATCGGAAAACCCGAAGAATTCGGAGCTGCTGCGGCTTTCCTTTGTACACCTGCTGCTGCTTACATCAATGGCATTAACTTACCCGTAGACGGCGGTCGGCTAGACTGCCTGTAA